In Hydra vulgaris chromosome 06, alternate assembly HydraT2T_AEP, a genomic segment contains:
- the LOC136081942 gene encoding uncharacterized protein LOC136081942, which produces MAEEKAVAEEKVKSRKRARHWDDEETKILISKWSEDNIQEKLKSCTRKGKIWEEILLFLQASGYEDRDKEMCKTRIHTLTSAYRNYIDNKRNTSGTGPSKKPSCFDEIDKVLSDKPTTLPTFLKSSSGMNVIIEKTAEVNNFNNCVNELVNCEHIDIETTPSSSKSEELVKKDNSFYFKKSKKKKSRSEVMFEQLNATVNKFMTSQADIDHKILESILENHKQEESCVILKVRQVEDLYFIEIELSLADLTLEKLTCTIKEEFSVQDNASLLITKLPNVLIRNDKDVKRLKSGTEIEFLIMIKKM; this is translated from the exons ATGGCGGAGGAAAAAGCTGTTGCTGaagaaaaagttaaatctaGAAAGAGAGCTAGACATTGGGATGATGAGgaaacaaaaatactaattagtAAATGGTCAGAAGATAATATCCAAGAAAAGTTGAAGTCATGCACAag aAAAGGAAAAATTTGGGAGGAAATTTTGCTATTCTTGCAAGCTTCTGGATATGAAGACAGAGATAAAGAGATGTGTAAAACAAGAATTCACACATTGACAAGTGCATATCGcaattatattgataataaacgAAATACAAGTGGGACTGGTCCTTCCAAAAAACCATCCTGCTTTGATGAAATTGATAAGGTTCTTAGTGACAAACCAACCACATTaccaacttttttgaaaagttcCTCAGGCAtgaatgttattattgaaaaaactgcagaagtgaataattttaataattgtgtTAATGAGTTAGTAAACTGTGAACATATAGACATTGAAACTACTCCGTCAAGTTCTAAATCTGAAGAGTtggtaaaaaaagataatagtttttactttaaaaaatccaaaaagaaaaaatcaagaagTGAGGTAATGTTTGAACAATTAAATGCCactgttaataaatttatgaccTCTCAGGCTGATattgatcataaaattttagaaagtatTTTAGAAAACCACAAACAAGAAGAATCATGTGTTATATTAAAAGTTCGTCAAGTtgaagatttatattttattgaaatagaaCTTTCATTGGCAGATTTGACACTAGAAAAACTTACTTGCACAATAAAAGAGGAATTTTCAGTTCAAGATAATGCATCTTTATTGATTACCAAGTTACCAAATGTACTTATCCGAAATGATAAGGATGTTAAACGTCTTAAAAGTGGGACTGAGATAGAGtttttaattatgattaaaaaaatgtga
- the LOC136082071 gene encoding zinc finger MYM-type protein 1-like, whose protein sequence is MDRGKRQRLSGSQYKKIRLQREANSAKQKNALLHFLSRSSSEKALAPIVASTSNQNEVEIEIESGGEIEYADSVSVNEYRNSGNDITAKEPENVDEVEFISNLSEVVVQNVDDIGQNENNEDQSGEDPKTNKDLLLNFNDPAKWPIIDGKFKALLMKYGPIQKLPSLFPKDEQGRKFSSFHFYRRMSNGDKIKRTWLVYSITKDTVFCFCCKIFSPNKFSLSSHDGCRDWKNISVIIKRHETSSGHTTAYLNWRDLEVRLKSGATIDQINQKIIQSETQHWRQVLERIITLIRTLAGQNLALRGTCEKLFEPNNGNFLKFIEFLGNYDPIMSKHIQRITTSEIHTTYLGKTIQNEIVELLANKIKNHILAKLERAKYYSLILDCTPDISHMEQMTVVFRFVSATESSSEKPAEVVVSEQFVTFLELQDTTGANMTKVVIDKLQELGVNLDDMRGQGYDNGANMRGKYNGVQARIRQLNPRAFFVPCSAHSLNLVLNDAANSSTHRWSILLNHLSDLTIKPLSATRWESRVDAVRALRFQISGVYDALIEIAEDNTLTTAPQVKSRAEAKGIARNISNFKFVCSLVLWYDILFQINIVSKMLQLQALDLSLALEHLNATKSFLCDYRCDEAFAAMVENAKKLAVELEIFEGFDVDDPVRVRRKSRQFLYEGRDEPIVSPEQNFRVSFFNRILDIAVQAINERFTQLSEYNELFGFLYNIGSKHFTDDELLKHCKDLQLALMSDGQSDINGVELWYEIKAIGRRLDTSNSDPKSVLILYLHI, encoded by the exons ATGGACCGTGGTAAGAGACAGCGCTTGTCTGGGTCACAATACAAGAAAATTAGGCTTCAACGTGAAGCAAATTCTGCCAAACAGAAGAATGCTTTGTTGCACTTTTTGAGCAGGTCATCAAGCGAAAAAGCACTGGCACCTATAGTAGCTTCAACTTCAAACCAAAATGAAGTTGAAATTGAAATCGAAAGCGGTGGAGAAATAGAATATGCGGATAGTGTTAGTGTTAATGAATATAGAAATTCTGGAAATGATATAACTGCTAAAGAACCAGAAAATGTTGATGAAGTGGAATTTATCTCCAATTTAAGTGAAGTTGTTGTACAGAACGTCGATGATATAGGacaaaatgaaaacaatgaagATCAAAGTGGTGAAGACCCCAAAACCAATAAAGATTTGcttcttaattttaatgatcCGGCAAAATGGCCTATAATAGATGGTAAATTTAAAGCATTGCTGATGAAGTATGGTCCAATTCAAAAATTGCCGTCTTTATTTCCCAAAGATGAACAAGGTAGAAAATTTTCAAGCTTTCATTTTTATCGCCGAATGTCTAATGGCGATAAAATTAAACGCACTTGGTTGGTGTACTCCATTACGAAAGACACTGTATTTTGCTTTTGCTGTAAGATATTTAGTCCGAATAAATTCTCCCTGTCATCGCATGACGGCTGCCGAGAttggaaaaatatttctgtTATTATTAAACGACATGAAACATCAAGTGGCCACACTACTGCATATCTAAATTGGAGAGATCTGGAGGTGAGACTTAAATCAGGGGCTACGATTGATCAAATTAATCAGAAAATAATTCAATCTGAAACTCAACATTGGCGACAAGTTCTTGAAagaataataacattaattagaACTCTTGCTGGACAAAATCTAGCATTAAGAGGAACATGTGAAAAGCTTTTCGAACCGAATAACggaaattttcttaaatttattgaattcttaGGAAATTATGATCCTATTATGAGTAAACATATTCAACGAATAACAACAAGTGAAATTCACACCACCTATCTCggaaaaactattcaaaatgaAATCGTTGAATTGCTtgctaataaaatcaaaaatcacATCTTAGCAAAACTAGAGCGAGCAAAGTACTACTCACTTATTTTAGACTGTACCCCCGATATAAGCCACATGGAGCAGATGACAGTTGTTTTTAGGTTTGTCAGTGCAACTGAATCATCTTCGGAAAAACCAGCTGAAGTCGTAGTTTCTGAACAATTCGTAACTTTTCTTGAATTACAAGACACAACGGGAGCAAATATGACAAAAGTTGTTATCGATAAGTTGCAGGAATTAGGCGTAAATCTTGATGACATGAGGGGACAAGGGTACGATAATGGAGCCAACATGCGCGGAAAATATAATGGTGTGCAAGCCAGAATTCGTCAACTAAATCCTCGAGCTTTTTTCGTGCCTTGTAGTGCCCACTCGCTCAACTTGGTATTGAACGATGCAGCTAATT CATCAACTCACCGTTGGAGTATATTATTAAACCACCTTAGCGATCTGACTATAAAACCGTTAAGTGCCACTCGTTGGGAAAGCAGGGTCGATGCCGTACGGGCACTTCGATTTCAGATTAGTGGAGTTTACGATGCACTAATTGAAATCGCAGAAGACAATACATTAACTACTGCACCACAAGTCAAGAGTCGCGCAGAGGCTAAGGGAATAGCcagaaatatttcaaatttcaaatttgtttgcTCCTTGGTATTGTGGTATGACATTTTATTCCAAATTAATATTGTCAGCAAAATGCTCCAATTACAGGCTTTAGACTTGTCGCTTGCTCTAGAGCATTTAAACGCTACCAAATCTTTCCTATGCGATTATCGCTGTGATGAAGCATTTGCCGCAATGgttgaaaatgcaaaaaaattggcAGTTGAACTAGAAATTTTTGAAGGATTTGATGTGGATGATCCCGTACGCGTACGCAGAAAGAGTAGACAATTCCTATACGAAGGTCGTGATGAACCGATAGTATCACCAGAACAAAACTTCAGAGTATCTTTTTTCAATCGAATATTGGACATCGCAGTTCAAGCAATAAATGAAAGATTTACGCAATTATCGGAATATAACGAGTTATTTGGGTTTCTTTACAATATCGGCAGCAAACACTTTACGGATGATGAGTTATTGAAACACTGTAAGGACTTGCAGTTAGCGCTTATGTCTGATGGCCAATCTGATATCAACGGGGTCGAACTTTGGTATGAAATTAAAGCTATTGGGAGACGACTTGATACTTCCAATAGCGATCCAAAAAGTgtattaatattgtatttacACATCTAA